A genomic region of Cotesia glomerata isolate CgM1 linkage group LG9, MPM_Cglom_v2.3, whole genome shotgun sequence contains the following coding sequences:
- the LOC123271536 gene encoding nuclear receptor-binding factor 2-like, translating to MENAILNEAHEKLRRGDSLVQKRQFEEAADCYEEVADLFAKAHSQLSANLGIIKSFESSLKNSKSSIHSAVALESLALQSDYYKRQAVVVRMKQAQYDEYKNTLEIQQKNHLKKDAIKYNDKGSTASAETDKFDGSLRQAIYKTIEEQDTLLSLMPLPDDDQAFKHPKDTVTVIEELRTVNSQLRSLVESLLSQLEAKEQEVKQLTQRLQTVSAAVTDEMSLNEGHSLRLAPLPPLAPLEMPLFDFSSS from the exons ATGGAGAATGCTATCTTAAACGAA GCTCATGAGAAGCTCAGAAGAGGAGATTCCCTTGTGCAGAAAAGACAATTTGAAGAAGCGGCTGATTGCTATGAAGAGGTAGCTGACCTGTTTGCAAAAGCTCACAGCCAACTGAGTGCAAATTTgggaataataaaaagtttcgagtcatcacttaaaaattcaaagtcaTCTATTCATTCCGCAGTTGCACTAGAATCATTGGCGTTGCAAAGTGACTACTATAAAAGACAAGCTGTCGTTGTGAG AATGAAACAAGCGCAATACGACGAGTACAAAAATACTCTAGAAATTcagcaaaaaaatcatttgaagAAAGATGCAATCAAATACAATGACAAAGGATCGACAGCTTCTGCAGAAACAGATAAGTTTGATGGATCGCTGAGACAAgctatttataaaactatagAAGAGCAAGACACCTTGCTGAGTCTTATGCCATTGCCTGACGATGACCAAGCGTTTAAACATCCTAAAGATACCGTCACTGTTATTGAAGAGTTGCGGACTGTTAATTCACAATTAAGATCTCTTGTTGAAAGCTTACTTAGTCAACTTGAAGCTAAAGAACAAGAGGTTAAACAATTGACACAAAGGTTGCAAACTGTTTCAGCTGCTGTGACTGATGAAATGTCTTTAAATGAAGGACATTCTCTAAGGTTGGCTCCATTGCCTCCTTTGGCTCCCTTAGAAATGCCCTTGTTTGATTTTTCATCTTCTTAA
- the LOC123271730 gene encoding odorant receptor 13a-like isoform X2, translating to MATTKNINWNSNTQYAFGLYKLITKCLGTWPFDCQSILSKIQTLIVVILEITMATSILLESNLNCGVLHDISQIIMSSSINDWTTMLDPKAFEIMRKNAKLARFVCLFQMISGYLTDAIFITGPLIFLTIYDMPIDANMTSNSSVPKFQPLPLGTGCLFNEMSTHTYAAIYILQSIQILSTCTGNVGCDCYIFGIALHVAGQLDWLGEQFRTLNIKSTEQEYTKTLGPLVRRHNQLIQFANDLEDSFNLCIILILAVNMVQICLSGLQMIVDLRNGDIASVINGAIIFYVFNLQIFLYSYAGDRLSSGIANLHTAIYCSTWYNLPQRNIKDLVFIMLRTHKTFNLTGGKIYAMNIDSFKNILKATLSYFSVMQAMLEE from the exons ATGGCAacgacaaaaaatataaactggAATAGCAATACTCAATATGCTTTTGGTCTTTACAAGCTTATTACAAAATGTCTTGGAACTTGGCCATTCGACTGTCAATCAATCTTATCAAAAATACAAACACTGATTGTTGTTATTCTCGAG ATTACAATGGCAACCAGCATTCTATTAGAATCTAATCTCAACTGCGGAGTATTACATGATATAAGCCAAAT AATTATGTCATCGAGTATAAACGACTGGACGACGATGCTAGATCCAAAAGCTTTTGAAATTATGAGAAAGAATGCAAAATTGGCTCGGTTTGTTTGCCTTTTTCAAATGATTTCTGGTTATCTGACAGACGCTATTTTTATTACGGGGCCATTAATATTTCTCACTATATATGACATGCCTATTGATGCTAATATGACGAGCAATTCCTCTGTTCCTAAATTTCAACCTCTGCCTTTGGGAACTGgatgtttatttaatgaaatgtcAACACATACATATGCTGCAATTTATATCCTACAATCGATCCAAATTTTATCGACATGCACTGGTAACGTAGGATGTGACTGTTACATTTTTGGGATAGCTTTACATGTCGCCGGACAACTCGATTGGCTAGGAGAACAATTTCGaactttgaatattaaatcaaCTGAACAAGAATACACGAAAACACTCGGACCTCTTGTAAGAAGACACAATCAATTGATACAGTTTGCAAACGATTTGGAAGATTCATTCAATCTTTGTATTATCCTCATACTCGCGGTGAATATGGTACAAATCTGTTTAAGTG GATTGCAGATGATCGTAGACTTGCGAAATGGAGACATTGCCTCAGTCATTAATGGAGCCATCATTTTTTACGTGTTTaatcttcaaatttttctttatagttATGCGGGTGACCGATTGAGTTCTGGAATAGCAAACTTACACACCGCGATATACTGTAGTACATGGTACAATTTACcacaaagaaatattaaagACCTGGTGTTTATTATGCTTAGAACTCATAAAACGTTTAATTTAACCGGCGGAAAAATTTATGCCATGAATAttgatagttttaaaaatattctgaagGCTACTTTATCGTACTTTTCGGTTATGCAAGCTATGTTAGAAGAATAA
- the LOC123271730 gene encoding odorant receptor 13a-like isoform X1 produces MATTKNINWNSNTQYAFGLYKLITKCLGTWPFDCQSILSKIQTLIVVILEITMATSILLESNLNCGVLHDISQMYALIACCFIVIVKLATLRINNGKFLRIMSSSINDWTTMLDPKAFEIMRKNAKLARFVCLFQMISGYLTDAIFITGPLIFLTIYDMPIDANMTSNSSVPKFQPLPLGTGCLFNEMSTHTYAAIYILQSIQILSTCTGNVGCDCYIFGIALHVAGQLDWLGEQFRTLNIKSTEQEYTKTLGPLVRRHNQLIQFANDLEDSFNLCIILILAVNMVQICLSGLQMIVDLRNGDIASVINGAIIFYVFNLQIFLYSYAGDRLSSGIANLHTAIYCSTWYNLPQRNIKDLVFIMLRTHKTFNLTGGKIYAMNIDSFKNILKATLSYFSVMQAMLEE; encoded by the exons ATGGCAacgacaaaaaatataaactggAATAGCAATACTCAATATGCTTTTGGTCTTTACAAGCTTATTACAAAATGTCTTGGAACTTGGCCATTCGACTGTCAATCAATCTTATCAAAAATACAAACACTGATTGTTGTTATTCTCGAG ATTACAATGGCAACCAGCATTCTATTAGAATCTAATCTCAACTGCGGAGTATTACATGATATAAGCCAAATGTACGCGCTAATAGCTTGTTGTTTTATTGTAATAGTAAAATTAGCAACGCTCAGAATTAATAACGGAAAATTTCTCAGAATTATGTCATCGAGTATAAACGACTGGACGACGATGCTAGATCCAAAAGCTTTTGAAATTATGAGAAAGAATGCAAAATTGGCTCGGTTTGTTTGCCTTTTTCAAATGATTTCTGGTTATCTGACAGACGCTATTTTTATTACGGGGCCATTAATATTTCTCACTATATATGACATGCCTATTGATGCTAATATGACGAGCAATTCCTCTGTTCCTAAATTTCAACCTCTGCCTTTGGGAACTGgatgtttatttaatgaaatgtcAACACATACATATGCTGCAATTTATATCCTACAATCGATCCAAATTTTATCGACATGCACTGGTAACGTAGGATGTGACTGTTACATTTTTGGGATAGCTTTACATGTCGCCGGACAACTCGATTGGCTAGGAGAACAATTTCGaactttgaatattaaatcaaCTGAACAAGAATACACGAAAACACTCGGACCTCTTGTAAGAAGACACAATCAATTGATACAGTTTGCAAACGATTTGGAAGATTCATTCAATCTTTGTATTATCCTCATACTCGCGGTGAATATGGTACAAATCTGTTTAAGTG GATTGCAGATGATCGTAGACTTGCGAAATGGAGACATTGCCTCAGTCATTAATGGAGCCATCATTTTTTACGTGTTTaatcttcaaatttttctttatagttATGCGGGTGACCGATTGAGTTCTGGAATAGCAAACTTACACACCGCGATATACTGTAGTACATGGTACAATTTACcacaaagaaatattaaagACCTGGTGTTTATTATGCTTAGAACTCATAAAACGTTTAATTTAACCGGCGGAAAAATTTATGCCATGAATAttgatagttttaaaaatattctgaagGCTACTTTATCGTACTTTTCGGTTATGCAAGCTATGTTAGAAGAATAA